A single genomic interval of Candidatus Kaelpia imicola harbors:
- a CDS encoding thiamine pyrophosphate-dependent enzyme, with protein MRKVIYSRPESLREVRTHYCAGCGHGIVHRLVAELIDELELREKTIAIAPVGCAVLAYNYWNFDTTEAAHGRPLAVATAIKRVQPDKFVFTYQGDGDLAAIGTNETIHAACRGENLTVVFVNNGVYGMTGGQMAPTTVLSQKTTTTALGRESKLHGHPLPLLEMLKVLEGVCYLERRALFSPQEIRKAKDALREAFKNQIEERGFSMVEILSPCPTYTKMTPIDNLKWIEKEIVKTYPLGRVK; from the coding sequence ATGAGAAAGGTAATCTATAGCAGGCCGGAATCTTTGCGCGAGGTACGTACTCACTATTGTGCCGGCTGCGGCCATGGGATTGTTCACAGACTGGTAGCTGAGCTTATAGATGAGCTTGAGTTAAGAGAGAAGACTATAGCTATTGCTCCTGTTGGCTGTGCGGTTTTGGCTTACAACTATTGGAATTTTGATACAACAGAGGCTGCTCATGGACGGCCTCTTGCTGTTGCAACCGCTATCAAGAGGGTTCAGCCCGATAAGTTTGTCTTTACCTATCAGGGGGATGGCGACCTTGCTGCGATAGGGACAAATGAGACAATACATGCAGCCTGTCGGGGTGAGAATCTAACAGTGGTATTTGTTAATAACGGTGTCTATGGTATGACAGGCGGACAGATGGCTCCGACAACGGTCTTGAGTCAGAAGACTACGACTACAGCTTTAGGCAGAGAGTCTAAGTTACATGGCCATCCTTTACCTTTACTTGAGATGCTCAAAGTCTTAGAGGGTGTCTGTTACCTGGAGAGAAGAGCTCTCTTCTCACCTCAAGAGATAAGAAAAGCAAAAGATGCATTGAGAGAGGCTTTTAAGAATCAGATAGAAGAGAGAGGTTTCTCAATGGTTGAGATACTCTCTCCATGTCCTACTTATACCAAGATGACGCCGATAGAT
- a CDS encoding 4Fe-4S dicluster domain-containing protein: MLKIIIKKDFCKSCGFCVNVCPKGILVMDDKLNTLGYSPVKVVGESSCIKCMRCIAVCPEACIEIYEEDGK; encoded by the coding sequence ATGTTAAAGATAATAATTAAAAAAGATTTCTGTAAATCCTGCGGGTTCTGTGTCAATGTTTGCCCTAAAGGTATTCTGGTAATGGATGATAAATTAAATACTTTGGGATATTCACCCGTAAAGGTGGTTGGTGAGAGCAGCTGTATAAAGTGCATGCGCTGTATTGCAGTCTGTCCCGAGGCCTGTATTGAGATCTATGAAGAAGATGGCAAGTAA
- the vorB gene encoding 3-methyl-2-oxobutanoate dehydrogenase subunit VorB, with translation MASNRVLISGNEAFGEAAILSGCEFYAGYPITPQNELIQYMSRRMLEENRVFVQAESELASINMVFGASLSGVRSMTSSSSPGISLMQEGISYLAGCELPAVIINVMRGGPGLGNIAPSQADYFQSTRGGGHGDYRTPVLAPSSVAEIFKIIPRAFDIADRYRTPVIVLGDGMLGQMMEPVDKSLFDIEVKEYPKPWALRGCKGREPQLIKSLYLAPEALEELNLRLQGRYREIEREDVSFESSISLEDELVIVAYGSAARIAAGVIRKLKRENLDIGLFRPITLWPYPYKELGEISKKIKRFLVLEMSLPQMFEDVKLSLYSSNAEIDTLSRTGGVIPTEEEVIAKIKSILK, from the coding sequence ATGGCAAGTAATAGAGTGTTGATTTCCGGTAATGAGGCTTTTGGTGAAGCAGCTATACTCTCCGGCTGTGAGTTCTATGCCGGTTATCCCATAACACCTCAGAATGAACTTATCCAGTATATGTCCAGAAGAATGCTGGAAGAGAACAGGGTCTTTGTTCAGGCAGAGAGTGAGCTTGCATCCATCAATATGGTCTTCGGCGCGTCTCTCTCCGGTGTGCGCTCTATGACATCATCCTCTTCACCCGGAATAAGTCTGATGCAGGAGGGTATATCCTATCTTGCGGGCTGCGAGCTTCCGGCTGTCATTATAAATGTTATGCGCGGCGGTCCGGGTTTAGGTAATATCGCACCTTCTCAGGCTGACTATTTTCAGTCAACCCGCGGAGGAGGCCATGGAGATTACAGGACCCCTGTCTTGGCACCCTCTTCAGTAGCTGAGATATTTAAGATTATACCCCGGGCATTTGATATTGCAGATAGATATAGAACCCCGGTCATTGTTTTAGGGGATGGTATGCTGGGTCAGATGATGGAACCGGTAGATAAGAGCCTGTTTGATATAGAGGTTAAAGAGTATCCCAAACCATGGGCTCTTAGAGGATGTAAAGGCAGAGAACCGCAGTTAATAAAATCGCTCTATCTTGCGCCTGAGGCATTAGAAGAGTTGAATTTAAGACTTCAGGGCAGGTATCGGGAGATAGAGAGAGAAGATGTAAGTTTCGAGAGCAGTATATCATTAGAAGATGAACTGGTTATAGTTGCTTATGGTTCAGCAGCTAGAATCGCAGCCGGTGTTATAAGAAAGCTTAAAAGAGAAAATTTAGATATCGGGCTATTCAGGCCGATAACACTCTGGCCTTATCCCTATAAAGAGTTAGGAGAGATATCAAAAAAGATAAAGAGGTTTCTGGTTCTTGAGATGAGTCTGCCTCAGATGTTTGAAGATGTGAAACTCTCTCTCTACTCCAGCAATGCAGAGATAGATACTTTAAGCAGGACGGGCGGAGTAATACCGACTGAAGAAGAAGTGATAGCCAAGATAAAGAGTATATTAAAATGA